A segment of the Vicinamibacteria bacterium genome:
CCTCGGAGAGGGAGCTTGCGATCTCTTTCCATGGAACGGGCTTAGCCTTCGAATCGATTCCCTCGTCGGCGACGATCTCGAACCGGCGCTTCTTCATCACCACAAGGAGCAGGACCCCGTTCCGGTTGGTCGTCTGATCCACGCCGAGCTCGGAGAAAGCCCGCTGTGCACGCTTTCGGGACGTTTCGAGGGGCAGAAGATTGCGCACGATGTGGACGACGATCTCGCCCGACGTCCGGCTCTCCGCCAGTTTTACCGCCTCGGCGA
Coding sequences within it:
- a CDS encoding TPM domain-containing protein gives rise to the protein MKVPRGLRAFVSPESLDAIAEAVKLAESRTSGEIVVHIVRNLLPLETSRKRAQRAFSELGVDQTTNRNGVLLLVVMKKRRFEIVADEGIDSKAKPVPWKEIASSLSEGIRKDGFAKGICAGVEQIGQVLAAHFPSSGADKNELPDRPSVVPD